The following nucleotide sequence is from Ahniella affigens.
TCGGAGCCATTCATGGATGGAGGGGAGCATTGCAGGAATCGGGCACAGTCGCCCAGCGTTGAGGATGGCCGCCACGTTCGCCCATTGGCAATTGGACCTAGGTCCAGGTCTGTCGCCAAAGGCCCAGTGCTAGCCTCTTGGTCTAGGTGCGGCGGACGTCCAGGATCGTTCGCAGCTAAATGCTCAGCATTCGGAGAACCCATCCATGAATCAACCGCCATTATTGGGCCAACGCGCCTTGGTGACCGGATCCAGTTCCGGCATTGGCCTGGCTATTGCCAGAGCGTTGCTGGAGGCAGGCGCCGAAGTTTGGGTCCATGGCCTCGCGAGCCCGGCCGAAGTCGATGCGTTGCTGCACGACTTGCGCCTGGTGGGTCCGGCCCATTTTGTCGGGGGCGATCTCAGTGATCCCGCTGCCATTGTCGGCATGATCGAGGCTTGCCCGCCGCTCGATATTCTCGTCAACAACGCGGGCATTCAGTTCACGGCGCCGATTGGCGAGATGCCGGCGGCCCAGTGGGACCGGATCCTCGCGATCAACTTGAGCGCCGCGTTTCACACAATGCGTTTGACGATGCCTGGCATGGGGCAGCGCGGCTATGGGCGCGTGATCAATATTGCATCGGTGCACGGGCTGGTCGCATCGATCCACAAGTCGCCCTATGTCGCGGCGAAACACGGACTCATCGGCCTGACCAAGGTCGCGGCGCTCGAATACGCGGCGCTTGGGGATCGCGCATCGGGCGGCATCACCGCTAATTGCATCTGCCCGGGCTGGGTGGAAACGCCTTTGATCGAGCCGCAGATTGCGGCACGAGCGGCCGCCCATGACGGCGATCGCGTGGCCGGAGTGAAGGCGCTGCTCGCCGAGAAGCAGCCCAGCCAGAGAATGAGCCGCCCGGAAGACATCGCGGCGCTCGTGGTCTTCCTCTGTCGCACCGAAGCACATAACCTGACGGGAGCAGCCCTACCCGTGGATGGCGCCTGGACGGCACAATGACCCGCATTCTGATTGCCGATGATCATCCCCTGTTCCGCCTCGCACTGAAGCAGGCGCTGGGCACGGTGGCGGATGCGGCAGTCCTGTTTGAGGCGGAATCGTTGGCGACCGCCCGGCACGTGTTGGAACGGGAACGGGAGCTCGATCTGTTGGTATTGGACTTGCACTTGCCCGACAGCCAAGGGTTGATGGGTTTGGCAAGTCTGCGGGCCGAATTTCCGAGCGTGGCGATTGTGATGATCTCGGCGAGCGAAGACCCGGGCACGATCCGTTCAGCGCTGGCACTCGGCGCGGCGGGCTATATTCCGAAGCGGGCGAGCCTCGATGAACTGGGCCACGCCCTGACGACCATCCTGAACTGCGAATCGTATGTGCCAGACGATATCCGCCAACAGCTCGACAGCCTGCCCGAGCCGAGTGCCGATGATCGACTGGCGGAGAAACTCGCCGCGCTGACACCGCAGCAATTCCGAGTGCTGAGTCTGGTGGCCGATGGCAAGTTGAATAAGCAGATCGCCGATCAGCTGGGCATTCAGGAACGCACGATCAAAGCGCATCTGTCGTTGATCTTTCAGAAGCTCGGCGTCAGAAATCGTACGCAGGCATCGGTGCTGCTGAAGTCGCTGCAGCGGCATGAGAGCAGTTGAGTTGGGCGATGAATACTTCGGCTATTTGAAGGCGGGCCGCCCGTTTTTCTTGCGGTTTACTTGCGAAGCAGATGCTTCGTTATGCTGACGACACCGAACTGCCGCAAGTAGCCCTCTCCCCAGCCCTCTCCCACTCGCGTGGTAGAGGGAGTAGATCGCCTCCGCAAGATATCCCTACAACGCCGACCCCAAGCGACTCATCAGCGACTTCAGAGCCAATGGCCGCACGGGCTTGTACAGCAAATGACATCCGGCTTCGGTAACCGCCGCCTGCACCGCTTCGCTGTGATCAGCCGTAATCACGATTGCTGCGCGCTCGGACCACGGTGGGCCTAGCCGGCTGCGCAAGGCCAAGCCGTTCTGGCCGTCGTCGAGATGGAAGTCGAGCATCAACAGATCCACTTCGTGCTCGCGCAAAATGGCCGCTGCCTGCTCGGCGTCAGAAGCCAAATGCACGGTGCAGGACCAACGCGTCAACAGCGCCGCCATCCCGTTCAGCACTGCCCGATCGTTGTCGACGACGAGCACTCGGGTCGCCGGCAGGATCTCGCGCTCAGGTGTCACCGTCGCGGGTTTCCGCGTCCGCACCGTCGCGATCGGGACGCGGACTGAAAAGACTGAGCCGCGCCCTGGTGTGCTTTGCAACACCAACTCATGCGACAACAGATCGGCCATGCGGCGCGCGATCGCCAATCCCAGGCCCAAGCCCTGGCTGCCACGATCCAGTCGGCGGAACTCCTCGAAGATCAGATCGCGATCCTGTTCGGCAATTCCGGGCCCGGTGTCGTACACCGAAATACACGCGAAGCGGCCTTGTCGACGCACACCGAGCAGCATCTTGCCGCGACGCGTGTAGCGGATGGCATTGGCCAGGAAGTTCTGCAGGATTCGGCGAAGCATCTGCGCGTCGGTGCGCACCCAGAGCCGCGAACTGCGCCAGCAGAGCCGCAGTCCGCGTTCTTTCGCCAGCACATCGAACTCGCGCCCGAGATGCTCCAGCACATCCGCCAGCGGCACCGCTTCGAGCTTCGGCTGCATGGCGCCAGCGTCCAACCTTGAGATGTCGAGCAAGCCTGCCAACAACGACTCGGCCGATGTCAGCGCGCCGTCGATCTGCGCCACCGAATCACGCACTTTGAGGCTCTCGTCGCTCTGCGCCAGCGCGTGCGTGAACAAGTGCGCAGCATGAATCGGCTGCAACAGATCATGGCTGACAGCCGCCAGAAATCGCGTCTTCGCCTGGTTCGCGCGTTCGGCCGCACGACTGGCCTCGGCGAGCTCGGACGTGCGCTCCTGCACGCGCTGCTCCAGCGTTTCGGCCGCTTGTTGCAACTGCCGCTCGTTTTGCCGGAACGCGGTGACGTCGGTAAACGTCGCAACGAAGCCGCCACCCGGCATCGGATTGCCACGGATCTCGATCACCGTCCCGTCCGCAAACCGACGCTCGGCGACGTACGGCGTCCCGGCGCGCATATGCATCAGGCGCTTGTCGATCTCATGTTGCAGGGCTTCGGCGTCGGCGAAGCGGGTGGCCAGATTGTGCCGAAGCAAATCTTCGATCGGCGTGCCCACCTGCAATAACTCTGGTGGATACGCAAAGCGCTCGGCGTAGCGTTGATTCCAGGCAACCAGCCTCAGAGCGCCATCCACCACACTGATGCCCTGGCTCATGTTCTCCAGTGCCGCCTCCAACAATTGCTGGTTGAAACGCAGCGTGGCCGACGTTTCGCCGACAAAATCCGCGACGCGTTCGGGGTCGGTGGCACGACGGGCCGCGTCGACCAGCAGGCGCGCACTCGCTGAGCCAATCACCGGCGCCAGTTCGCGCTCGATTCGGGCGACGCGGTCCGCATCAGCGATCGGCGCCGCACCTTCGAACAACTGCGCCGTCGCGACCGGTGGCAGAAAACGCGCGACGAGCGATCGGAGCAACACACTGTCGATCTGCTGCGGAGCATGACTCGCTTCGCGCGGTCGGCGATCCGAGCGCCAGAGCAACACGGCGATATTGGCGACCTGCGACAACACTGTGGCGCGAGTGATCGCGTCCCAATCGCCGATCCATGGCCAGAAGCGTGGATGCAGAAATGCCAGCGATTCGGACCACGACCCGATCGCACTCTCCAGAACCGGTGGCAACACCATCCAGAGCCAGACGAGGAAGCCACACATCAGGCCTTGCCGCAATGCGCGGGCCGATCGTTGCGGGCGATATACGGCGGCAATGACCGCAGGGGCGAGCAATGCGAGTGCCGAGAACGACAGTGCGCCGATATCGGCCAGCGCCTGGGCGGCATCCATCGCACGGCTGTATGCGTAGGCGAGCGCCAACACGAGCGCAATGGCGACCCGGCGATGCCACAACACCCGCGGTCGCCAGTCGCGTTCAATCTGCGTCGCCTGGCGCAACGTCAGCGGTGCGATCCAATGGTTCGCAATCATGATCGACAAGGTCAATGCGACCAGAATCACCATCCCGGTTGCCGCCGACACGCCGCCCATGAAGGCGAGCACGGCCAAGCCATGGTGACCGTCCTGTAACGGCAAGCCGAGCACGTAGAGATCGGACGGCAAGGTGCCACCGAGACGAAGCGATCCGAGCCACGCGATCGGCAATGTCGGCGCCGCAATCAACAGCAGATAGACGGGAAACCACCAGCGGGCGCGCTTGAGGCGATCGGGCTCGTCGAGCTCGACCATGCCAACATGAAACTGATGGGGCAACGTGAACATCGCGACTGCACCGAGCGCGGCCAGCGTGACATAGCTGCTATCCAATCGCGGCCATTGCACGAGCCCGACCGGATCCGGCAATTTCAGCCATTCGCTGCCGGCGTACAACCCCAACGCGAGCATGGCGGCGAGCTTGAATACCGACTCGAATGCAATGGCCAAGACCAGGCCGCGGTTGTGCTCGGTCGCGGCCGCGCGCCGGGTCCCAAACAACATGGCAAACAGCGCCATGAATACCGCCACCCACAGTGCGGCGTCCTGCCACGCGGGCGTTTGCGCAACACCGCCGGTCAGCATCGCAAAGCTCATGGCGACGGCCTTCAGCTGCAGCGCCACATAGGGCACCATGCCAATCAGCACCACGGCCGTGATAAACGCTGCGAGACGGGAGTCCTTGCCGAATCGGGACGCAATCAGATCAGCGATCGACGCCGAGTTTTGCGCCTTGGCCAGACTCGCGATTCGAATCAACAGCGGCGTTGCGAGTACGAAGACCAGAATCGTGCCAATGAACGTCGGTGGCAAAGGTGTTTGCCAGCGGGCCGCCTGGGTCACGGTGCCATAGAACGTCCAGGCCGTGCAGTACACCGCGAGCGACAGCGTGTAGATGGGGGTCCAGTAGCGCTGAAAACGTTGGCTCTGTCGCTCGCCGAATACTGCGACGGCAAACAGCACCAAGGTCCACACCAGCCCGACCAGGGCGACAATGCCGGCGTTCAACATGGGCGCCTGACCCGCAACAGACATGGCTGCCCGGATTCGATTAGTTTGGTTCGGTCAAGCCAAAATGCAGGAAAACCGCATCCAGCCATTGCAGCTGTGCGCCGTGTTTCTGATCGTAGGCCTCGCCTGTGTAGCCCCACCAGTCCCAGCATCCTTTTGGATTCAACGGCATCAAACTCGATACGGTCTGAGGATACAGGAGGACCAGATGGCGGGCATCGGCTTGACGATGCCAATCCGGATCGGCCGCGAACGCGTCACCGATCTTCTCTCGGTTCATTTCGCAACCATGAAAAATCACATGCAAACCGCAGGCTTCCTGTTCGCACGCGGCTGGTACGTACAAAAAGCCAGCGTCGTCGAGTTTCGCATTGCTGGCCAGTTCCGGTTTCAGGTTCTGGTCGAAGACCAACAGCTTGCCGGGCGCGCTTGGCGGTGCGCTGGCGGGCGATGC
It contains:
- a CDS encoding hybrid sensor histidine kinase/response regulator, which codes for MSVAGQAPMLNAGIVALVGLVWTLVLFAVAVFGERQSQRFQRYWTPIYTLSLAVYCTAWTFYGTVTQAARWQTPLPPTFIGTILVFVLATPLLIRIASLAKAQNSASIADLIASRFGKDSRLAAFITAVVLIGMVPYVALQLKAVAMSFAMLTGGVAQTPAWQDAALWVAVFMALFAMLFGTRRAAATEHNRGLVLAIAFESVFKLAAMLALGLYAGSEWLKLPDPVGLVQWPRLDSSYVTLAALGAVAMFTLPHQFHVGMVELDEPDRLKRARWWFPVYLLLIAAPTLPIAWLGSLRLGGTLPSDLYVLGLPLQDGHHGLAVLAFMGGVSAATGMVILVALTLSIMIANHWIAPLTLRQATQIERDWRPRVLWHRRVAIALVLALAYAYSRAMDAAQALADIGALSFSALALLAPAVIAAVYRPQRSARALRQGLMCGFLVWLWMVLPPVLESAIGSWSESLAFLHPRFWPWIGDWDAITRATVLSQVANIAVLLWRSDRRPREASHAPQQIDSVLLRSLVARFLPPVATAQLFEGAAPIADADRVARIERELAPVIGSASARLLVDAARRATDPERVADFVGETSATLRFNQQLLEAALENMSQGISVVDGALRLVAWNQRYAERFAYPPELLQVGTPIEDLLRHNLATRFADAEALQHEIDKRLMHMRAGTPYVAERRFADGTVIEIRGNPMPGGGFVATFTDVTAFRQNERQLQQAAETLEQRVQERTSELAEASRAAERANQAKTRFLAAVSHDLLQPIHAAHLFTHALAQSDESLKVRDSVAQIDGALTSAESLLAGLLDISRLDAGAMQPKLEAVPLADVLEHLGREFDVLAKERGLRLCWRSSRLWVRTDAQMLRRILQNFLANAIRYTRRGKMLLGVRRQGRFACISVYDTGPGIAEQDRDLIFEEFRRLDRGSQGLGLGLAIARRMADLLSHELVLQSTPGRGSVFSVRVPIATVRTRKPATVTPEREILPATRVLVVDNDRAVLNGMAALLTRWSCTVHLASDAEQAAAILREHEVDLLMLDFHLDDGQNGLALRSRLGPPWSERAAIVITADHSEAVQAAVTEAGCHLLYKPVRPLALKSLMSRLGSAL
- a CDS encoding response regulator, which produces MTRILIADDHPLFRLALKQALGTVADAAVLFEAESLATARHVLERERELDLLVLDLHLPDSQGLMGLASLRAEFPSVAIVMISASEDPGTIRSALALGAAGYIPKRASLDELGHALTTILNCESYVPDDIRQQLDSLPEPSADDRLAEKLAALTPQQFRVLSLVADGKLNKQIADQLGIQERTIKAHLSLIFQKLGVRNRTQASVLLKSLQRHESS
- a CDS encoding 3-hydroxybutyrate dehydrogenase: MNQPPLLGQRALVTGSSSGIGLAIARALLEAGAEVWVHGLASPAEVDALLHDLRLVGPAHFVGGDLSDPAAIVGMIEACPPLDILVNNAGIQFTAPIGEMPAAQWDRILAINLSAAFHTMRLTMPGMGQRGYGRVINIASVHGLVASIHKSPYVAAKHGLIGLTKVAALEYAALGDRASGGITANCICPGWVETPLIEPQIAARAAAHDGDRVAGVKALLAEKQPSQRMSRPEDIAALVVFLCRTEAHNLTGAALPVDGAWTAQ